The following proteins come from a genomic window of Citrobacter europaeus:
- a CDS encoding MBL fold metallo-hydrolase — MQLNRIAQSFILAGLLTSFSVPVMAAEAPKDATAATQQANNALYNQLPFSDNTDFTDAHKGFIAPLPQEVIKGEEGNVIWNPQQYAFIKEGDKAPDTVNPSLWRQSQLINISGLFEVTDGVYQIRNLDLSNMTIIEGKEGVTVVDPLVSAETAKVGMDLYFKNRGQKPVVAVIYTHSHVDHYGGVRGVVDEADVKAGKVKIYAPAGFMEAAVAENIMAGNVMSRRASYMYGNLLKPDVKGQVGAGLGTTTSAGTVTLIAPTNIIEKDGQKEVIDGLTYDFMLAPGSEAPSEMLWYIEEKKLIESAEDVTHTLHNTYSLRGAKIREPLPWSKYINEAIVRWGDKAEVLMAQHHWPTWGNDKVVSLLKSQRDLYRYINDQTLRMANEGLTRDEIAANFKLPDSLAHTWANRGYYGSVSHDVKATYVLYLGWFDGNPATLDELPPEESAKKFVDYMGGADAILQKAKADYDQGNYRWVAQVVSKVVFADPNNQAARNLEADALEQLGYQAESGPWRNFYLTGAQELRNGVVKGPTPNTASPDTVRAMTPEMFFDYLAVHINGQKAGDAKSVFNIDLGSDGGKYKLELENGVLNHTANAEAKDADATVTLNRDTLNKIILKEVTLKQAQDSGDVKITGDGAKLDAMLGYMDKFEFWFNIVTP, encoded by the coding sequence ATGCAACTTAATAGAATCGCACAGAGTTTTATACTGGCTGGGTTACTCACATCGTTTTCTGTTCCCGTTATGGCCGCTGAAGCTCCCAAAGACGCCACCGCCGCCACGCAACAAGCCAACAACGCGCTTTACAACCAACTACCATTCTCCGATAACACCGACTTTACCGATGCCCACAAAGGCTTTATCGCGCCACTCCCGCAGGAAGTGATCAAAGGTGAAGAGGGAAATGTTATCTGGAATCCGCAGCAATACGCGTTCATCAAAGAAGGCGATAAAGCGCCGGATACGGTAAACCCGAGCCTGTGGCGCCAGTCCCAGTTGATCAACATTAGCGGGCTATTTGAAGTAACGGATGGCGTTTACCAGATTCGTAACCTCGATCTGTCGAACATGACCATTATTGAAGGTAAAGAAGGCGTTACCGTCGTTGACCCGCTGGTTTCTGCAGAAACGGCTAAGGTCGGGATGGATCTTTACTTTAAAAACCGCGGTCAAAAACCGGTTGTCGCGGTGATTTATACCCACAGCCACGTTGACCATTACGGCGGCGTACGCGGCGTTGTTGATGAAGCCGACGTTAAAGCGGGCAAAGTGAAAATTTATGCGCCTGCCGGATTTATGGAAGCAGCGGTCGCTGAGAATATCATGGCAGGTAACGTCATGAGCCGTCGCGCGAGCTACATGTACGGCAACCTGCTAAAACCTGATGTCAAAGGTCAGGTCGGCGCGGGACTGGGAACCACAACTTCTGCGGGAACCGTTACCCTGATTGCGCCAACGAATATCATTGAGAAAGATGGACAAAAAGAGGTCATTGACGGCCTGACCTATGATTTCATGCTGGCTCCGGGTTCTGAAGCGCCTTCGGAGATGCTGTGGTACATCGAAGAGAAGAAACTGATTGAATCTGCTGAAGATGTCACCCACACCCTGCACAATACCTACTCTCTGCGCGGAGCCAAAATCCGTGAACCGCTGCCGTGGTCCAAATACATCAACGAAGCGATTGTCCGCTGGGGTGATAAAGCAGAAGTGCTGATGGCGCAGCACCACTGGCCTACCTGGGGTAATGACAAGGTTGTAAGCCTGCTGAAAAGCCAGCGCGATTTGTACCGTTACATCAACGACCAGACGTTGCGCATGGCTAACGAAGGTCTGACCCGCGATGAGATCGCCGCAAACTTTAAGCTACCGGACTCACTGGCCCACACCTGGGCTAACCGCGGTTACTATGGCTCCGTGAGCCATGATGTAAAAGCAACCTATGTGCTCTATCTCGGCTGGTTTGACGGCAACCCGGCAACGCTGGATGAACTGCCGCCGGAAGAATCTGCGAAGAAATTTGTTGACTACATGGGCGGTGCGGACGCCATTTTGCAGAAAGCAAAAGCCGACTATGACCAGGGTAACTACCGTTGGGTAGCTCAGGTGGTGAGCAAAGTGGTGTTTGCCGATCCGAATAACCAGGCCGCGCGTAATCTGGAAGCGGATGCGCTGGAGCAATTGGGATATCAGGCTGAATCCGGCCCGTGGCGTAACTTCTATCTGACCGGGGCGCAAGAGCTGCGTAACGGCGTAGTCAAAGGCCCAACCCCGAATACCGCCAGCCCGGATACCGTTCGCGCCATGACGCCGGAAATGTTCTTCGATTATCTGGCGGTGCATATCAACGGACAAAAAGCGGGCGATGCGAAGTCGGTGTTTAACATCGATCTGGGTAGCGACGGTGGTAAATACAAACTTGAGCTGGAGAATGGCGTACTGAACCATACCGCCAATGCCGAGGCAAAAGACGCCGACGCCACCGTCACGCTGAATCGCGACACGCTGAACAAAATCATCCTCAAGGAAGTGACGCTAAAACAGGCGCAAGACAGCGGTGATGTGAAGATAACCGGTGACGGCGCCAAGCTTGATGCCATGCTCGGCTATATGGATAAGTTCGAATTCTGGTTCAACATCGTTACGCCGTAA
- the nhoA gene encoding N-hydroxyarylamine O-acetyltransferase, which translates to MTPFLTTYFARIGWSDLAWVDIETLRALHLLHNAAIPFENLDVLLPREMQLDDLSLEEKLVTARRGGYCFEQNGVFERALREIGFNVRSLLGRVVLANPSSLPPRTHRLLLVELQGEQWIADVGFGGQTLTAPIRLQANIEQKTPHGEYRLIQEGEDWILQFRHHEHWQSMYHFDLVVQHQSDYLMGNFWSAHWPQSHFRHHLLMCRHLPDGGKLTLTNFHFTHYQDGHAVEQINLPDVASLYALLQERFGLGVDDVKHGFTLGELATVMAAFDTHPEAGK; encoded by the coding sequence ATGACGCCTTTTTTAACCACTTATTTTGCCCGTATTGGTTGGTCAGATTTGGCCTGGGTCGACATTGAAACCTTACGAGCGCTGCATTTATTGCACAACGCCGCCATACCTTTTGAAAACCTGGATGTATTGCTGCCCCGTGAAATGCAGCTTGACGATTTGTCGCTGGAAGAGAAGCTGGTAACGGCGCGTCGCGGCGGTTATTGCTTTGAACAGAACGGAGTGTTTGAACGAGCGCTACGTGAGATCGGTTTTAACGTACGCAGTCTGCTCGGGCGTGTGGTACTGGCAAATCCGTCAAGCCTGCCGCCGCGCACGCATCGTTTGTTGCTGGTCGAGTTACAGGGAGAACAGTGGATTGCCGACGTTGGCTTCGGCGGGCAAACGCTGACGGCGCCGATTCGTCTGCAGGCTAACATTGAGCAGAAGACGCCACACGGCGAGTATCGGCTGATTCAGGAAGGTGAAGACTGGATCCTGCAATTCCGTCATCATGAACACTGGCAATCGATGTACCATTTCGACCTGGTGGTACAGCACCAGAGCGATTATCTGATGGGCAACTTTTGGTCTGCTCACTGGCCACAATCGCATTTTCGCCATCATCTGCTGATGTGTCGTCATCTGCCTGACGGCGGGAAATTAACATTAACCAATTTTCACTTTACCCATTATCAGGATGGACACGCGGTGGAGCAGATTAATCTGCCGGACGTCGCCAGCCTGTATGCTTTGTTGCAAGAACGTTTTGGACTAGGCGTGGATGATGTGAAGCATGGGTTTACACTCGGTGAGCTGGCGACGGTTATGGCGGCGTTTGATACGCATCCGGAGGCGGGAAAATAG
- the pptA gene encoding tautomerase PptA codes for MPHVDIKCFPRSLTDEQKNALAADITEVIIRHLQSKDSSVSVALNEIEPEAWQGVWDAEIAPQMAKLIKKPGYSM; via the coding sequence ATGCCGCACGTTGATATTAAATGTTTTCCCCGCTCCCTTACCGACGAACAAAAAAATGCGCTGGCGGCGGATATTACCGAGGTCATTATTCGTCATTTGCAAAGCAAAGACAGTTCCGTGAGCGTGGCGCTCAATGAAATTGAGCCCGAGGCGTGGCAGGGCGTGTGGGATGCGGAAATAGCGCCGCAGATGGCAAAGTTGATTAAAAAACCCGGCTACAGTATGTAA
- a CDS encoding MFS transporter has protein sequence MNTIIKRTKVRYGILIFLFLATVFNYADRATLSVVAPIMSKELGFDPEAMGLAFSAFGISYVIMQLPGGWLLDRYGSRLVYGCALIGWSLVTMFQGTIYLYASPLVVLIILRLLMGAIEAPAFPANSRLSVQWFPNNERGFVTSVYQAAQYISLGIITPLMTIILHNLSWHFVFYYIGAIGVILGIFWLVKVRDPMHHPKVNQQEIDYIREGGGEPSLGNKKEPQKITFAQIKSVCVNRMMIGVYIGQFCVTSITWFFLTWFPTYLYQAKGMSILKVGFVASIPAIAGFIGGLLGGVFSDWLLKRGYSLTIARKLPVICGMLLSCVIVIANYTSSEFVVIAAMSLAFFAKGFGNLGWCVLSDTSPKEVLGIAGGVFNMCGNMASIITPLVIGVILANTQSFDYAILYVGSMGLIGLVSYLFIVGPLDRITLTPSVA, from the coding sequence ATGAACACAATAATAAAGCGTACAAAAGTGCGTTACGGCATTCTGATATTTCTGTTTCTTGCTACCGTATTTAATTACGCCGATCGCGCGACATTATCCGTCGTGGCTCCGATTATGAGCAAAGAATTAGGTTTTGATCCTGAAGCCATGGGGCTGGCCTTTTCTGCCTTCGGTATTTCTTATGTCATTATGCAACTGCCCGGCGGCTGGCTCCTGGATCGCTATGGTTCTCGTCTGGTATACGGCTGCGCATTGATTGGCTGGTCGCTGGTAACGATGTTTCAGGGCACCATTTATCTGTACGCCAGCCCACTTGTCGTATTGATTATCTTACGACTACTGATGGGGGCGATTGAAGCTCCAGCCTTTCCGGCCAACAGCCGATTAAGCGTGCAGTGGTTTCCTAATAACGAACGGGGCTTTGTTACCTCTGTCTATCAGGCCGCACAATATATCTCGTTAGGGATTATTACGCCGTTAATGACGATTATTTTGCATAATCTAAGTTGGCACTTTGTTTTTTATTACATTGGGGCGATTGGCGTTATTCTTGGCATTTTCTGGCTGGTGAAGGTCAGAGACCCTATGCATCACCCGAAGGTAAACCAGCAGGAAATTGACTATATCAGGGAAGGCGGTGGCGAACCGTCGCTGGGTAATAAAAAAGAGCCACAGAAAATTACCTTTGCGCAAATCAAAAGCGTCTGCGTCAACCGCATGATGATTGGCGTTTATATTGGACAGTTCTGCGTGACGTCAATCACCTGGTTTTTCCTGACCTGGTTTCCTACCTATCTGTATCAGGCTAAAGGCATGTCGATCCTTAAAGTGGGATTTGTCGCCAGTATCCCTGCCATTGCCGGTTTTATCGGTGGATTGTTGGGCGGCGTTTTCTCCGACTGGCTTTTAAAACGCGGCTACAGCCTGACAATTGCCCGTAAGCTGCCGGTTATCTGTGGGATGTTGCTTTCCTGCGTCATCGTTATCGCGAATTACACATCGTCAGAATTTGTGGTTATCGCCGCGATGAGTCTGGCGTTCTTCGCCAAAGGCTTTGGCAATCTGGGATGGTGCGTTCTCAGCGATACCTCACCAAAAGAAGTGCTTGGCATTGCAGGAGGCGTATTCAATATGTGCGGCAATATGGCCAGTATCATCACACCACTGGTGATCGGCGTCATTCTGGCGAATACCCAGTCCTTTGATTACGCCATCCTGTATGTCGGCTCGATGGGGCTGATCGGCCTGGTTTCCTATCTGTTTATCGTGGGTCCGTTGGATCGTATTACGCTCACCCCTTCTGTTGCGTAA
- a CDS encoding LacI family DNA-binding transcriptional regulator: protein MKNSRPPRAPTLEDVARTAGLSPMTVSRALNTPQLVRPKTVEKVMQAVRTTGYIPNALAGGLASRRSKLIAVVVPQINNNMFVDTIQSLSDELAERGYHILLCVSGYTPQTEAELVATLLSRRPDGVLLTGIHHTAELKKVILNAAIPVVEIWDLTPTPIDMLVGFSHEKVGMAVADYLLEKGYRRPGLLWTADRRAGQRKQGLCDALSRHGIAAEAQVDVPLPASLALGRSGLAQLLAEGAFDVIVCSSDTLAQGAIMEAESRGLRVPQELAVIGFGDLDFAASNRPAITTVSVDRRAIGQRAASLLADRIEQIPREDDIIDVGFHLVERESA from the coding sequence GTGAAAAACTCCAGACCTCCGCGCGCCCCCACGCTGGAAGATGTTGCCCGTACCGCGGGATTGTCACCCATGACGGTGAGCAGGGCGTTGAATACCCCGCAGTTGGTGCGCCCGAAAACGGTGGAAAAAGTAATGCAAGCGGTACGCACCACCGGCTATATTCCCAACGCGCTGGCCGGCGGACTGGCGTCACGACGCAGTAAGCTTATCGCCGTGGTGGTCCCGCAAATTAACAACAATATGTTTGTCGATACCATCCAGTCATTGAGCGATGAACTGGCTGAACGCGGATACCACATCTTACTCTGCGTGTCGGGTTATACGCCGCAAACAGAGGCTGAGCTGGTGGCGACACTGCTTTCTCGCCGCCCGGATGGCGTACTGCTCACCGGCATTCATCATACCGCCGAACTGAAAAAGGTGATTCTTAATGCAGCCATTCCGGTCGTGGAGATCTGGGATTTAACGCCAACACCTATTGATATGCTGGTCGGATTTTCGCATGAAAAAGTCGGGATGGCGGTGGCAGATTATTTGCTGGAAAAAGGCTATCGCCGTCCTGGCTTGCTATGGACAGCCGATCGTCGGGCAGGCCAGCGTAAACAAGGACTGTGCGATGCGCTGAGTCGTCATGGTATTGCCGCTGAGGCTCAGGTGGATGTCCCGCTACCGGCCTCTCTGGCATTGGGGCGCAGCGGATTAGCTCAACTATTGGCTGAAGGCGCTTTTGATGTCATTGTCTGTAGCTCAGATACGCTAGCCCAGGGGGCGATCATGGAAGCCGAAAGTCGTGGTCTACGCGTGCCGCAGGAGTTAGCGGTTATCGGTTTTGGCGATCTCGATTTTGCTGCCAGTAACCGACCAGCCATCACCACCGTCAGCGTCGACCGACGGGCCATTGGACAACGTGCCGCCTCTCTGCTTGCCGATCGTATCGAACAAATCCCGCGTGAAGACGATATTATTGATGTCGGATTTCACCTGGTTGAACGAGAGTCCGCATAA
- the narI gene encoding respiratory nitrate reductase subunit gamma, protein MIQYLNVFFYDIYPYLCGTVFILGSWLRYDYGQYTWRASSSQMLDKRGMVLWSNLFHIGILGIFFGHLFGMLTPHWMYAWFLPIAVKQQMAMIAGGLCGVLTLVGGAGLLVRRLTNPRIRATSSTADILILCVLLIQCILGLTTIPFSAQHPDGSEMLKLVGWAQSVVTFQGGASAHLDGVALIFRVHLVLGMTIFLLFPFTRLVHVWSAPFEYFTRRYQIVRSRR, encoded by the coding sequence ATGATACAGTACCTGAACGTCTTTTTTTACGATATCTACCCGTATCTGTGTGGGACGGTGTTTATCCTCGGCAGTTGGCTACGCTATGACTACGGGCAATACACCTGGCGCGCCTCTTCCAGCCAGATGCTGGACAAACGCGGTATGGTATTATGGTCCAACCTGTTCCACATCGGCATTCTGGGGATCTTTTTCGGACACCTGTTCGGCATGTTAACGCCGCACTGGATGTATGCCTGGTTCCTGCCGATTGCGGTAAAGCAACAGATGGCAATGATTGCCGGTGGGCTATGCGGCGTGCTAACGCTGGTTGGTGGCGCAGGTTTGCTGGTGCGCCGTCTGACCAACCCGCGTATTCGTGCGACATCTTCCACCGCCGATATTCTGATCCTCTGCGTTCTGTTGATTCAGTGTATCCTCGGCTTAACCACCATCCCGTTCTCTGCGCAACATCCAGACGGCAGTGAAATGCTGAAACTGGTCGGTTGGGCCCAGTCGGTGGTGACCTTCCAGGGCGGCGCATCTGCGCATCTGGATGGCGTGGCGTTGATTTTCCGTGTGCATCTGGTTCTTGGGATGACTATCTTCCTGCTGTTCCCGTTCACTCGCCTGGTCCACGTCTGGAGTGCACCGTTTGAGTACTTTACCCGTCGCTACCAAATAGTGCGTTCCCGCCGATAA
- the narW gene encoding nitrate reductase molybdenum cofactor assembly chaperone, producing the protein MQILKVIGLLMEYPDELLWECKDEALALVASDAPMLTEFSQGLLNAPLLDKQAEWCEIFDRGRATSLLLFEHVHAESRDRGQAMVDLLAQYEKVGLQLDCRELPDHLPLYLEYLSVLPEAEAKEGLQNVAPILALLGGRLKQRDTPWYQLFDALLLLAGSPLSSDSVTKQVGAETRDDTRQALDAVWEEEQVKFIEDNATACDSSPLQNYQRRFSQDVAPQYVDVSAGGPK; encoded by the coding sequence ATGCAAATCCTGAAGGTTATCGGCCTGCTGATGGAATATCCCGACGAGCTGCTGTGGGAGTGTAAAGACGAGGCGCTGGCGCTTGTGGCCAGCGATGCCCCTATGCTTACCGAATTTAGCCAGGGGTTGCTCAATGCGCCACTGCTGGATAAACAAGCCGAATGGTGCGAAATATTCGACCGGGGCCGGGCCACCTCTCTGCTGTTGTTTGAACACGTCCACGCCGAGTCCCGTGATCGGGGCCAGGCGATGGTTGATCTGCTGGCACAGTACGAAAAGGTCGGGCTACAGCTTGACTGCCGCGAACTGCCGGATCATTTGCCGTTGTATCTGGAGTATCTGAGCGTGCTGCCGGAGGCCGAGGCCAAAGAAGGACTGCAGAACGTCGCACCGATTCTGGCGTTACTGGGTGGGCGCTTAAAACAGCGCGATACACCGTGGTATCAACTGTTCGACGCCCTGCTGCTGCTTGCCGGAAGCCCTCTTTCAAGTGACAGTGTCACTAAGCAGGTTGGCGCGGAAACCCGCGATGATACCCGTCAGGCGCTGGATGCAGTCTGGGAAGAGGAACAGGTGAAGTTTATCGAAGATAACGCCACCGCCTGCGACAGTTCACCGTTACAAAACTATCAACGACGCTTTAGCCAGGACGTGGCGCCGCAGTATGTCGACGTCAGCGCGGGAGGCCCGAAATGA
- a CDS encoding flavin reductase family protein, giving the protein MSHFRPIELKHASRLLNHGPTILITSRDEHTERRNVMAAAWSMPVEFEPPRVAIVVDKTAWSRELIERSGKFGIVIPGVAAVNWTWAVGSVSGRAEDKFNCYGIPVVQGPVLGLPLIEAKCLAWMECRLLPATAALEKYDTLFGEVVSAAADERAFVEGRWQFDDGKLNTLHHLGAGTFVSSGKRFIAGE; this is encoded by the coding sequence ATGAGCCATTTTCGTCCGATCGAATTAAAACACGCCAGTCGGCTACTCAATCACGGTCCTACGATATTGATAACCAGCCGGGATGAGCATACCGAGCGGCGCAATGTGATGGCAGCGGCATGGTCAATGCCCGTGGAGTTTGAACCACCGCGGGTAGCAATTGTTGTTGATAAGACCGCCTGGTCGCGTGAACTAATCGAACGTAGCGGTAAATTCGGCATCGTTATTCCGGGCGTTGCCGCCGTCAACTGGACCTGGGCCGTAGGCAGCGTTTCTGGTCGAGCGGAAGATAAATTCAACTGCTACGGCATTCCCGTAGTGCAAGGACCGGTCCTGGGTTTACCGCTGATAGAAGCGAAATGCCTGGCCTGGATGGAATGTCGCCTGTTGCCGGCCACTGCGGCACTAGAAAAATATGACACGCTGTTTGGGGAAGTCGTCTCGGCTGCCGCTGATGAGAGAGCCTTTGTCGAAGGACGCTGGCAGTTTGATGATGGCAAGCTCAATACGTTGCATCACCTTGGAGCCGGAACGTTTGTCTCCAGCGGGAAGCGTTTTATCGCTGGTGAATGA
- a CDS encoding glutathione S-transferase family protein has protein sequence MIKVYGVPGWGSAISEVMLTLADIPYRFIDVDGFDSDGPSRELLKTMNPLCQVPTLILENGSVMTETAAIALMILDRCPALSPPVGHAERQQFQRLLIWLVANVYPTFTYADYPQRWAPDAPAQLKKNGIEYRKSLYIWLNDQLSAEPYAFGEQLTLLDVYIAVMRTWGPGHDWFQDNTPNISAIADAVCQHPRLRTVLKNNKII, from the coding sequence ATGATTAAGGTCTATGGGGTACCGGGCTGGGGATCGGCCATCAGTGAAGTGATGCTCACACTGGCGGATATCCCTTACCGCTTTATTGATGTGGACGGTTTTGACAGCGATGGTCCTTCGCGGGAGTTGCTTAAAACAATGAATCCGCTATGCCAGGTGCCCACACTGATACTGGAAAATGGCAGCGTGATGACGGAAACGGCGGCGATCGCGCTGATGATCCTCGATCGTTGTCCAGCACTTTCACCACCCGTTGGGCACGCCGAACGCCAGCAGTTTCAGCGTCTGTTGATATGGCTGGTGGCAAATGTCTATCCCACGTTTACCTATGCCGATTACCCACAACGCTGGGCACCGGACGCCCCGGCGCAGTTGAAAAAGAACGGTATTGAGTACCGTAAATCGCTTTATATATGGCTGAACGACCAGCTAAGCGCCGAGCCGTACGCGTTCGGGGAGCAGTTAACGCTGCTGGACGTTTATATTGCCGTTATGCGCACCTGGGGACCGGGTCATGACTGGTTTCAGGACAACACGCCGAATATTAGCGCTATCGCCGATGCGGTTTGTCAGCACCCACGGCTGCGTACTGTACTGAAAAACAATAAGATTATTTAA
- a CDS encoding L-talarate/galactarate dehydratase, whose protein sequence is MSLSANSDAVTYAKSANAKTAAETGDRIEWVKLSLAFLPLATPVSDAKVLTGRQKPLTEVAIIIAEIRSRDGFEGVGFSYSKRAGGQGIYAHAKEIADNLLGEDPNDIDKIYTKLLWAGASVGRSGMAVQAISPIDIALWDMKAKRAGLPLAKLLGSHRDSVQCYNTSGGFLHTPLNQVLKNVVISRENGIGGIKLKVGQPNCAEDIRRLTAVREALGDDFPLMVDANQQWDRETAIRMGRKMEQFNLIWIEEPLDAYDVEGHAQLAAALDTPIATGEMLTSFREHEQLILGNASDYVQPDAPRVGGISPFLKIMDLAAKHGRKLAPHFAMEVHLHLSAAYPLEPWLEHFEWLNPLFNEQLELRDGRMWVSDRHGLGFSISEQTRRWTQLTCEFGKRP, encoded by the coding sequence ATGTCTTTAAGTGCCAATTCTGATGCCGTGACCTATGCCAAATCGGCCAATGCAAAAACCGCGGCAGAAACCGGCGATCGGATCGAATGGGTTAAGCTATCCCTCGCTTTCCTTCCCCTGGCAACACCAGTAAGCGATGCCAAAGTGCTGACCGGTCGTCAGAAACCTCTAACCGAAGTCGCCATTATCATCGCCGAGATCCGCAGCCGTGACGGGTTTGAAGGCGTTGGATTCAGTTACTCAAAGCGGGCTGGCGGTCAGGGGATCTATGCGCATGCCAAAGAAATTGCCGATAACCTGTTAGGCGAAGACCCAAACGATATCGACAAGATCTACACCAAGCTGCTGTGGGCTGGCGCCTCCGTGGGACGTAGCGGCATGGCGGTTCAGGCAATCTCCCCTATCGATATCGCCTTGTGGGATATGAAGGCCAAGCGTGCAGGGTTGCCGCTGGCAAAACTGCTGGGTTCGCATCGGGACTCCGTGCAGTGCTACAACACCTCCGGTGGATTCCTGCATACCCCGCTGAATCAGGTGCTTAAAAACGTGGTTATTTCCCGTGAAAACGGCATTGGCGGTATCAAGCTCAAGGTTGGTCAACCAAACTGCGCTGAGGATATTCGTCGCTTAACCGCGGTGCGTGAAGCGCTGGGTGATGACTTCCCGCTGATGGTCGATGCCAATCAGCAGTGGGACCGGGAAACCGCCATCCGTATGGGACGTAAAATGGAGCAGTTCAATCTGATCTGGATTGAAGAGCCTCTGGACGCCTACGACGTTGAAGGTCACGCCCAACTGGCCGCCGCGCTTGACACCCCGATTGCCACCGGTGAAATGTTGACCAGCTTCCGCGAACATGAACAGTTGATCCTCGGAAATGCCAGCGATTATGTGCAGCCCGATGCTCCGCGTGTGGGGGGAATTTCACCGTTCCTGAAAATTATGGACCTGGCGGCGAAACACGGACGCAAACTGGCTCCGCACTTCGCCATGGAAGTTCACCTGCATCTGTCCGCAGCGTATCCCCTTGAGCCATGGCTGGAACATTTTGAATGGCTGAACCCGTTATTTAATGAACAGCTTGAGTTGCGTGATGGCCGGATGTGGGTTTCCGACCGTCATGGCCTGGGGTTTAGCATCAGCGAGCAGACGCGCCGCTGGACACAATTGACCTGCGAGTTTGGTAAACGTCCTTAA